A part of Vigna radiata var. radiata cultivar VC1973A chromosome 11, Vradiata_ver6, whole genome shotgun sequence genomic DNA contains:
- the LOC106777447 gene encoding protein LURP-one-related 4, translating into MNWNIIVVEAFNLKSTTPSSCILFPSDSAQMAKVYPEQEEPTFSGCPSYGPHTYTLWMKSLVFNSNGCTVYDSNGLIVYRVDNYDTKGRRDVNLLDLRGRVLCTIHKRVLGFGRWDVYRSSYDSSNSVNQEKPWFQVKRCHEMMTGKVTCQISTVECQKYCIEKIGAKTAFRIVNTDDGDIVAHAKQKHSTSGVILGSDVLTLDVEGGIDHSLVMAFVTVFGLICGRM; encoded by the exons ATGAATTGGAATATAATAGTGGTTGAAGCCTTCAACTTGAAATCAACCACTCCTTCTTCTTGCATTCTCTTTCCTTCTGATTCGGCTCAAATGGCGAAGGTTTACCCTGAACAGGAGGAACCCACTTTCTCTGGCTGCCCCTCCTATGGACCACACACATACACCCTCTGGATGAAATCACTCGTTTTCAACTCTAACGGTTGCACCGTCTACGATTCTAACGGTCTCATCGTTTATCGCGTTGATAACTACGACACAAAGGGTAGAAGAGACGTTAACCTTTTGGATCTTCGAGGAAGAGTTCTCTGCACCATACACAAG AGAGTACTTGGTTTTGGACGTTGGGATGTGTACAGAAGTAGCTATGACAGTAGTAACAGTGTAAACCAGGAAAAGCCTTGGTTTCAAGTTAAAAGATGCCATGAGATGATGACCGGAAAAGTGACGTGCCAGATTAGTACGGTGGAGTGTCAGAAGTACTGCATAGAGAAAATCGGTGCCAAAACAGCGTTTCGGATTGTCAACACGGATGATGGAGACATAGTTGCCCAT GCGAAGCAAAAGCACTCGACCTCCGGAGTTATACTGGGCAGTGATGTTCTAACGTTGGATGTTGAAGGTGGAATTGATCATTCTCTAGTAATGGCTTTTGTCACTGTGTTTGGATTAATCTGCGGCAGAATGTAA
- the LOC106778019 gene encoding myosin-11 isoform X2 codes for MFRSARWRSDKNRVKAVFKLHFHATQVFHSGMDALVLSIVPGDIGKPTTKLEKAAVRDGTCRWDNPVYETVKFVQESKTGKISDRIYHFLVSTGLPKASSIGEVSINFADYVETTKPSSVSLPIRISNCDAVLHVSIQRLQENGDRREEDECEDSKLKSDDRSSRNQLNNGDTDETTKSYSSEDVSVKAIVNRAELSSNYRTSSGSDMTLSSSDDSSGLDTPREIGTRKKNIHLNTKGFLPDPVLHHASEPQNLALNASTSMHDVHQRSHWDWTAGSEHRLSTDDATYGSHHNSLLKESSQQPSPLEIESLTAELAALARQVEVSDLELQTLRKQIMKECKRGQDLTKEIVVLKGERDAFKTECDSLRSFQKRMEEAKVRNRSQLEGGDLHALVEEIREELDYEKDLNANLRLQLKKMQESNAELVLAVQDLDEMLEQKNSHMCNHSYANDRDKISAEKKINLSKCESDDDDEEQKALDELVKEHAEAKETHLLEKKIVDLYGEIEMYRRDKDELEMQMEQLALDYEILKQENHGLAYKLEQSELQDQLKMQYECSSSPSAMNDIEIHIKNLENQLKEQSEDFTNSLATIKALETHIRKLEEEMEKQTQRFEADLEEVTRDKVEQEQRAIQAEEAFRKIRLKNAKTAERLQEEFRKLSTQMTSTFDANEKATMKALTEASEVRAQKRVQEEELHKVKEELESTTAEYEVKLNQLSNQVDMMKGQIQQMLLEIEDKSKQLEKQKKHEEQVSRDFSNEIGLLKAEIGKLNMEISCLLEQVEDKEILKTDLEIMKKSVEEFETLLQKGTVERNELLATTELLKREAEESLNKLNRIIHHKDEKETEVRVLQSELEAVRAQYNDLKHYFSKEEVEKEKLLKQVFQLKAELKKKDDALISSEKRFRESTARAQLTDGTKNILKNKKTASVPQNSKEIATLKEKIKTLEGLIQTKETTLETSTTSFLQKEKELQTKIEELENRVEEFNRSVALQKVVQDRSFTTSNEISTELTSLKERNKSMESELKEMQERYLEMSLNFAEVEGERQKLVMAVRNLKSTQKG; via the exons ATGTTTCGTTCTGCGAGATGGAGGAGCGACAAGAACAGGGTCAAAGCAGTTTTCAAGCTGCACTTCCATGCCACCCAG GTGTTTCATTCTGGAATGGATGCATTGGTTCTGTCTATAGTTCCAGGGGACATTGGAAAGCCAACTACGAAATTGGAGAAAGCTGCAGTTCGAGATGGAACTTGCAGATGGGACAATCCGGTGTATGAAACTGTGAAATTTGTTCAGGAGTCTAAGACTGGGAAAATCAGTGATAGAATATATCATTTTTTGGTTTCAACG GGTTTACCAAAAGCTAGTTCCATTGGGGAGGTTTCTATAAACTTTGCTGATTATGTGGAGACCACAAAGCCCTCCTCTGTTTCTCTTCCCATCAGGATTTCTAATTGTGATGCTGTTTTGCAT GTATCAATTCAGAGGCTGCAAGAAAACGGTGATCGAAG AGAGGAAGATGAATGCGAAGATTCCAAACTGAAATCCGACGATAGGAGCTCAAGGAACCAATTGAACAACGGCGATACGGATGAAACCACCAAAAGTTATTCTTCTGAA GATGTCTCTGTCAAAGCAATTGTCAATAGAGCTGAATTGAGTTCTAATTACAGGACATCCAGCGGCTCTGATATGACATTGTCAAGTTCTGATGACAGCTCTGGACTCGATACTCCCCGCGAAATTGgaacaagaaaaaagaacatCCACCTCAACACCAAAGGGTTTCTTCCAGATCCTGTTCTGCACCATGCTTCAGAACCTCAAAACCTTGCTCTCAATGCCTCAACATCAATGCATGATGTGCATCAGAGATCACACTGGGACTGGACAGCCGGGTCGGAGCACAGGCTAAGTACAGATGATGCAACATATGGTTCTCATCATAATTCTCTTCTAAAGGAAAGCTCCCAACAGCCTTCCCCTTTAGAGATTGAAAGTCTCACAGCTGAACTAGCTGCTTTGGCCAGGCAGGTAGAGGTGTCGGACTTGGAATTACAGACTCTTAGGAAGCAAATTATGAAGGAATGCAAAAGAGGGCAGGATCTTACGAAGGAAATCGTTGTCTTGAAAGGGGAAAGGGATGCATTCAAGACAGAATGTGACAGTCTCAGGTCTTTTCAGAAACGCATGGAAGAGGCCAAAGTGAGAAACAGATCACAGTTGGAAGGTGGAGACCTTCATGCTCTTGTTGAAGAAATAAGAGAAGAATTGGATTATGAGAAAGACCTCAATGCAAATCTCAGGTTACAGTTAAAGAAGATGCAAGAATCTAATGCCGAACTGGTTCTTGCTGTGCAGGACCTGGATGAAATGTTGGAGCAGAAAAATAGTCATATGTGTAACCATTCCTATGCAAACGACCGGGATAAAATTTCAGCGGAGAAAAAGATAAACCTCTCTAAATGTGAAtcggatgatgatgatgaagaacaGAAAGCATTGGACGAGCTGGTTAAGGAACACGCCGAAGCCAAGGAGACACACTTACTGGAGAAGAAAATAGTAGACCTCTATGGTGAAATAGAGATGTACAGGAGAGACAAAGATGAGTTAGAGATGCAGATGGAACAGCTCGCCCTGGACTATGAGATATTGAAGCAGGAAAACCATGGCCTTGCATATAAGCTGGAGCAAAGCGAACTGCAAGACCAGCTGAAAATGCAGTACGAATGTTCATCTTCTCCTTCTGCAATGAATGATATTGAAATCCACATCAAGAATCTGGAAAATCAACTAAAGGAACAATCAGAAGATTTCACAAATTCTCTGGCTACCATCAAGGCACTTGAAACCCATATCAGAAAATTGGAAGAGGAAATGGAGAAGCAAACACAAAGATTTGAAGCTGATCTAGAAGAAGTGACGCGTGACAAAGTTGAACAAGAACAGAGAGCTATCCAAGCGGAGGAAGCTTTTCGAAAGATCAGACTGAAAAATGCTAAAACTGCCGAGAGGCTACAAGAGGAATTCCGAAAGCTCTCCACACAAATGACCTCAACATTTGATGCGAACGAGAAGGCTACCATGAAAGCATTGACAGAAGCGAGTGAAGTGCGTGCACAGAAAAGGGTACAGGAGGAAGAGCTGCATAAAGTCAAAGAAGAACTCGAGTCAACTACTGCTGAGTATGAGGTAAAACTGAACCAACTTTCCAACCAAGTAGATATGATGAAAGGGCAGATACAACAGATGTTGTTGGAAATTGAGGACAAGTCCAAGCAGCTTGAAAAGCAGAAGAAGCACGAGGAACAGGTCAGTAGGGATTTCTCTAATGAGATCGGATTACTAAAAGCTGAGATTGGAAAGCTTAACATGGAGATTTCATGCTTACTTGAGCAAGTAGAAGATaaggaaattttaaaaactgattTGGAAATTATGAAGAAATCAGTAGAGGAATTTGAGACACTTTTACAGAAAGGAACTGTGGAAAGAAATGAACTGTTGGCAACAACTGAGTTGTTGAAGAGGGAGGCAGAAGAGTCACTTAATAAGCTAAACAGAATCATCCATCACAAGGATGAAAAAGAAACTGAGGTCAGAGTCTTGCAGTCAGAGTTGGAGGCCGTCAGAGCTCAGTACAATGACCTGAAACACTATTTTTCTaaggaagaagttgagaaagaaaaactgCTAAAGCAAGTTTTCCAGCTAAAGGCTgaattgaagaagaaagatgatGCTTTAATCAGCTCCGAGAAGAGGTTCAGGGAAAGTACTGCACGCGCACAACTTACCGATGGaactaaaaatattctaaagaacaaaaaaactGCTTCAGTTCCTCAGAATTCAAAGGAAATAGCCACTCTGAAGGAGAAAATAAAAACGCTTGAG GGCTTGATACAGACAAAGGAAACAACCTTGGAAACTTCAACAACTTCATTTTTGCAGAAGGAAAAGGAACTCCAGACCAAAATTGAGGAGCTGGAGAACAGAGTAGAGGAATTCAACCGAAGTGTTGCTTTGCAGAAG GTGGTTCAGGATAGAAGTTTTACTACTTCCAATGAGATATCTACTGAGCTAACATCTttgaaggaaagaaacaaatCAATGGAAAGCGAACTTAAAGAGATGCAAGAGAGATACTTAGAAATGAGCCTCAATTTTGCGGAGGTAGAAGGTGAAAGACAAAAGCTTGTCATGGCTGTACGGAATCTCAAGAGTACCCAGAAA gGCTAA
- the LOC106778019 gene encoding myosin-11 isoform X1, whose amino-acid sequence MFRSARWRSDKNRVKAVFKLHFHATQVFHSGMDALVLSIVPGDIGKPTTKLEKAAVRDGTCRWDNPVYETVKFVQESKTGKISDRIYHFLVSTGLPKASSIGEVSINFADYVETTKPSSVSLPIRISNCDAVLHVSIQRLQENGDRREEDECEDSKLKSDDRSSRNQLNNGDTDETTKSYSSEDVSVKAIVNRAELSSNYRTSSGSDMTLSSSDDSSGLDTPREIGTRKKNIHLNTKGFLPDPVLHHASEPQNLALNASTSMHDVHQRSHWDWTAGSEHRLSTDDATYGSHHNSLLKESSQQPSPLEIESLTAELAALARQVEVSDLELQTLRKQIMKECKRGQDLTKEIVVLKGERDAFKTECDSLRSFQKRMEEAKVRNRSQLEGGDLHALVEEIREELDYEKDLNANLRLQLKKMQESNAELVLAVQDLDEMLEQKNSHMCNHSYANDRDKISAEKKINLSKCESDDDDEEQKALDELVKEHAEAKETHLLEKKIVDLYGEIEMYRRDKDELEMQMEQLALDYEILKQENHGLAYKLEQSELQDQLKMQYECSSSPSAMNDIEIHIKNLENQLKEQSEDFTNSLATIKALETHIRKLEEEMEKQTQRFEADLEEVTRDKVEQEQRAIQAEEAFRKIRLKNAKTAERLQEEFRKLSTQMTSTFDANEKATMKALTEASEVRAQKRVQEEELHKVKEELESTTAEYEVKLNQLSNQVDMMKGQIQQMLLEIEDKSKQLEKQKKHEEQVSRDFSNEIGLLKAEIGKLNMEISCLLEQVEDKEILKTDLEIMKKSVEEFETLLQKGTVERNELLATTELLKREAEESLNKLNRIIHHKDEKETEVRVLQSELEAVRAQYNDLKHYFSKEEVEKEKLLKQVFQLKAELKKKDDALISSEKRFRESTARAQLTDGTKNILKNKKTASVPQNSKEIATLKEKIKTLEGLIQTKETTLETSTTSFLQKEKELQTKIEELENRVEEFNRSVALQKVVQDRSFTTSNEISTELTSLKERNKSMESELKEMQERYLEMSLNFAEVEGERQKLVMAVRNLKSTQKG is encoded by the exons ATGTTTCGTTCTGCGAGATGGAGGAGCGACAAGAACAGGGTCAAAGCAGTTTTCAAGCTGCACTTCCATGCCACCCAG GTGTTTCATTCTGGAATGGATGCATTGGTTCTGTCTATAGTTCCAGGGGACATTGGAAAGCCAACTACGAAATTGGAGAAAGCTGCAGTTCGAGATGGAACTTGCAGATGGGACAATCCGGTGTATGAAACTGTGAAATTTGTTCAGGAGTCTAAGACTGGGAAAATCAGTGATAGAATATATCATTTTTTGGTTTCAACG GGTTTACCAAAAGCTAGTTCCATTGGGGAGGTTTCTATAAACTTTGCTGATTATGTGGAGACCACAAAGCCCTCCTCTGTTTCTCTTCCCATCAGGATTTCTAATTGTGATGCTGTTTTGCAT GTATCAATTCAGAGGCTGCAAGAAAACGGTGATCGAAG AGAGGAAGATGAATGCGAAGATTCCAAACTGAAATCCGACGATAGGAGCTCAAGGAACCAATTGAACAACGGCGATACGGATGAAACCACCAAAAGTTATTCTTCTGAA GATGTCTCTGTCAAAGCAATTGTCAATAGAGCTGAATTGAGTTCTAATTACAGGACATCCAGCGGCTCTGATATGACATTGTCAAGTTCTGATGACAGCTCTGGACTCGATACTCCCCGCGAAATTGgaacaagaaaaaagaacatCCACCTCAACACCAAAGGGTTTCTTCCAGATCCTGTTCTGCACCATGCTTCAGAACCTCAAAACCTTGCTCTCAATGCCTCAACATCAATGCATGATGTGCATCAGAGATCACACTGGGACTGGACAGCCGGGTCGGAGCACAGGCTAAGTACAGATGATGCAACATATGGTTCTCATCATAATTCTCTTCTAAAGGAAAGCTCCCAACAGCCTTCCCCTTTAGAGATTGAAAGTCTCACAGCTGAACTAGCTGCTTTGGCCAGGCAGGTAGAGGTGTCGGACTTGGAATTACAGACTCTTAGGAAGCAAATTATGAAGGAATGCAAAAGAGGGCAGGATCTTACGAAGGAAATCGTTGTCTTGAAAGGGGAAAGGGATGCATTCAAGACAGAATGTGACAGTCTCAGGTCTTTTCAGAAACGCATGGAAGAGGCCAAAGTGAGAAACAGATCACAGTTGGAAGGTGGAGACCTTCATGCTCTTGTTGAAGAAATAAGAGAAGAATTGGATTATGAGAAAGACCTCAATGCAAATCTCAGGTTACAGTTAAAGAAGATGCAAGAATCTAATGCCGAACTGGTTCTTGCTGTGCAGGACCTGGATGAAATGTTGGAGCAGAAAAATAGTCATATGTGTAACCATTCCTATGCAAACGACCGGGATAAAATTTCAGCGGAGAAAAAGATAAACCTCTCTAAATGTGAAtcggatgatgatgatgaagaacaGAAAGCATTGGACGAGCTGGTTAAGGAACACGCCGAAGCCAAGGAGACACACTTACTGGAGAAGAAAATAGTAGACCTCTATGGTGAAATAGAGATGTACAGGAGAGACAAAGATGAGTTAGAGATGCAGATGGAACAGCTCGCCCTGGACTATGAGATATTGAAGCAGGAAAACCATGGCCTTGCATATAAGCTGGAGCAAAGCGAACTGCAAGACCAGCTGAAAATGCAGTACGAATGTTCATCTTCTCCTTCTGCAATGAATGATATTGAAATCCACATCAAGAATCTGGAAAATCAACTAAAGGAACAATCAGAAGATTTCACAAATTCTCTGGCTACCATCAAGGCACTTGAAACCCATATCAGAAAATTGGAAGAGGAAATGGAGAAGCAAACACAAAGATTTGAAGCTGATCTAGAAGAAGTGACGCGTGACAAAGTTGAACAAGAACAGAGAGCTATCCAAGCGGAGGAAGCTTTTCGAAAGATCAGACTGAAAAATGCTAAAACTGCCGAGAGGCTACAAGAGGAATTCCGAAAGCTCTCCACACAAATGACCTCAACATTTGATGCGAACGAGAAGGCTACCATGAAAGCATTGACAGAAGCGAGTGAAGTGCGTGCACAGAAAAGGGTACAGGAGGAAGAGCTGCATAAAGTCAAAGAAGAACTCGAGTCAACTACTGCTGAGTATGAGGTAAAACTGAACCAACTTTCCAACCAAGTAGATATGATGAAAGGGCAGATACAACAGATGTTGTTGGAAATTGAGGACAAGTCCAAGCAGCTTGAAAAGCAGAAGAAGCACGAGGAACAGGTCAGTAGGGATTTCTCTAATGAGATCGGATTACTAAAAGCTGAGATTGGAAAGCTTAACATGGAGATTTCATGCTTACTTGAGCAAGTAGAAGATaaggaaattttaaaaactgattTGGAAATTATGAAGAAATCAGTAGAGGAATTTGAGACACTTTTACAGAAAGGAACTGTGGAAAGAAATGAACTGTTGGCAACAACTGAGTTGTTGAAGAGGGAGGCAGAAGAGTCACTTAATAAGCTAAACAGAATCATCCATCACAAGGATGAAAAAGAAACTGAGGTCAGAGTCTTGCAGTCAGAGTTGGAGGCCGTCAGAGCTCAGTACAATGACCTGAAACACTATTTTTCTaaggaagaagttgagaaagaaaaactgCTAAAGCAAGTTTTCCAGCTAAAGGCTgaattgaagaagaaagatgatGCTTTAATCAGCTCCGAGAAGAGGTTCAGGGAAAGTACTGCACGCGCACAACTTACCGATGGaactaaaaatattctaaagaacaaaaaaactGCTTCAGTTCCTCAGAATTCAAAGGAAATAGCCACTCTGAAGGAGAAAATAAAAACGCTTGAG GGCTTGATACAGACAAAGGAAACAACCTTGGAAACTTCAACAACTTCATTTTTGCAGAAGGAAAAGGAACTCCAGACCAAAATTGAGGAGCTGGAGAACAGAGTAGAGGAATTCAACCGAAGTGTTGCTTTGCAGAAG GTGGTTCAGGATAGAAGTTTTACTACTTCCAATGAGATATCTACTGAGCTAACATCTttgaaggaaagaaacaaatCAATGGAAAGCGAACTTAAAGAGATGCAAGAGAGATACTTAGAAATGAGCCTCAATTTTGCGGAGGTAGAAGGTGAAAGACAAAAGCTTGTCATGGCTGTACGGAATCTCAAGAGTACCCAGAAAGGCTAA